The Flavobacterium piscisymbiosum genome includes a region encoding these proteins:
- a CDS encoding OmpA family protein: MKIKITIAIIVLFSVTIKAQEINIKINGGPSGILYDSNLGEGKLKFGGGIGVGYTYFFSDHWGISTGIDVIYNQNSFELNDGNTITTYEVDDQTSAFEYRVTPSKYKEDQHFISAAIPLLLQYRTAVAYKTQLYFGFGGKVLFPGKQTVKASSSQLQLSGYYPDLNLLVDDLPVHGFGTVNNWQDKTSVSLQTSFLVSLETGLSFTLKEKTKLYTGIYLDYGLSDMAKNTPDQNIVSYNPNGIDNIQAKGVIGNKKIVQESHYLSAGIQIKLGFSLAKDKQQPVQPKTEEITSAMPAQPVQEPSVQKQVVETAPLQKELTIEERNYIEKQPLAFQEIGNTNVTPELAVRLDQIAKILNSNKDTELTITGYTCNIGTEARNLEIGMQRAQNVADYLKNKGINSNRMLLFSKGESEPLVPNTPAENKPLNRRVKLEIIDKK, encoded by the coding sequence ATGAAAATTAAAATCACCATAGCAATAATTGTATTGTTTAGTGTCACTATAAAAGCACAGGAAATTAATATTAAAATCAACGGAGGGCCATCCGGAATTTTATATGACAGTAATTTGGGTGAAGGAAAACTAAAATTTGGTGGAGGAATAGGTGTTGGATATACCTATTTCTTCAGCGATCATTGGGGAATTTCCACTGGAATTGATGTTATATACAATCAGAATAGTTTTGAATTAAATGATGGAAATACGATCACAACTTATGAAGTCGATGATCAGACTTCTGCTTTTGAATATCGTGTAACTCCTTCAAAATACAAAGAAGACCAGCATTTTATTTCTGCCGCGATTCCGCTTCTTCTGCAATACAGAACTGCAGTTGCTTATAAAACTCAACTGTATTTTGGATTTGGAGGAAAAGTCCTTTTTCCGGGAAAACAAACTGTAAAAGCTTCTTCTTCCCAATTACAATTAAGTGGCTATTATCCTGATTTAAATCTACTGGTTGATGATCTGCCTGTACACGGATTTGGTACAGTAAATAATTGGCAGGATAAAACTTCTGTAAGTTTGCAGACTTCATTTTTAGTAAGCCTGGAAACGGGACTGTCTTTTACTTTAAAAGAAAAAACAAAACTTTATACCGGAATATATCTTGATTATGGTCTTTCTGATATGGCAAAAAACACTCCCGATCAAAATATTGTCTCTTACAACCCAAACGGAATCGACAATATTCAGGCGAAAGGTGTAATTGGAAATAAGAAAATTGTTCAGGAAAGCCATTATTTATCAGCAGGCATACAAATTAAATTAGGTTTTTCTTTAGCAAAAGATAAACAACAGCCAGTTCAGCCTAAAACAGAAGAAATAACTTCTGCGATGCCAGCCCAACCTGTTCAGGAACCTTCAGTTCAAAAACAAGTAGTTGAAACTGCTCCGTTGCAAAAAGAGCTGACCATAGAAGAACGTAACTATATCGAAAAACAGCCTCTTGCATTTCAGGAAATTGGAAATACAAACGTAACGCCTGAACTTGCTGTAAGATTAGATCAAATTGCTAAAATTCTTAATTCGAATAAAGACACAGAATTAACTATTACAGGATATACGTGTAATATAGGGACTGAAGCCCGCAATCTGGAAATTGGAATGCAGAGAGCCCAGAATGTAGCAGATTATCTAAAAAATAAAGGAATAAACTCTAACCGTATGCTTCTATTCTCAAAAGGAGAAAGCGAACCTTTAGTTCCAAATACTCCTGCAGAAAATAAACCGCTTAACAGAAGAGTTAAACTTGAAATAATCGATAAAAAATAA
- a CDS encoding MBG domain-containing protein encodes MRRIILLLTIFSTLISNKAEAQPYYNFLHPSSPGIYSVGGINVGFNYNPNGGNVYIDQSCPSVLGYNATDGGYFTFGFNVPIAGVRIRGIRQTFNSNTNIDIKINEASYTLNSSNLSSFSACNFNAQGSISNGDLVGGNGMITITQSGITSLQVQNNGGDYWIFVVEILPLVTTANTPCAGSTLNLTSDFSGLTSGISYNWTGPNGFTSNQKNPSIGNITAASAGIYTVTASNGTVTAKQTQNAIINPIPDVNTVNDQTLCNGSLTNAVNFSSNTAPVTYTWANNNTTVGLAASGTGSLPAFTAVNNSSQPVTAVITVTPKYTSNGTSCEGTPKNFKITVNPSPAILSQPISTRVCANGNAAFSAIVSNVSTYHWQVNTGSGFVNVQNTAPYSGAFTSTLNITNASAAANGYQYRLIAAGTCGSVTSEEAVLNISTLSSNAVVDNVSCNGASDGSIIINPSGGISPYTFSWDGGSTAKEITGLISGTYKVTITDANLCSLTESFTITQPNAFTATQSQIDATCSTDGQAAVTAIGGTTPYTYLWSPSGATTAIATGLKAGNHSVLITDANGCTITKTYIITTTNTLVANASKTDVLCNGTSTGSATVVPSGAPGPFTYTWSPSGGNDAVANNLAAGNYSVTIKASGGCSIVKNFTIAEPSALKVEKSQTNVSCYNGNNGSASVIVTGGTGLYNYSWAPFGGNSNTTSGLTAGSYTVTITDTNNCSTTETVVISQPEKPVSLSTLAAANITIDSVLLSGIVSSDVNTDKGECLTEVGFVYAAHTNPSINDTKINITSALGTFTSSLSGLKGNKTYYVKTYAINSNGFINYGNEVSFTTEKYTLTITAASGHIKVYGTTDPVFNYTASGFENGDTNAIITGLLSRDSGENAGKYNIKLGTISAGADYTIVFTGAEFEITKANQTITWNQTLEFGCENADKVTLSATSSSELPVSYLITDPAIGSISGTDLQVINSGSASITAYQNGDQNHNPAPAVIKPIEVSQSGLITQQWEDVLFFNNKSANFISWQWYKNENPVSGATRQYYSESQPLNGSYYVISTDKEGKSIKSCPIEITGTSFTKKLKIYPNPARPLNQFTLECDFSESQLNGAQITIFDITGKLVQTISNVKTQNQITAPAQSAMYVIVLSLNNNQKKTINLLVK; translated from the coding sequence ATGAGAAGAATTATACTTTTATTGACAATTTTTTCAACCCTTATTTCAAATAAAGCAGAAGCCCAGCCTTACTATAATTTTCTCCATCCCTCCTCACCTGGAATTTATTCCGTTGGCGGCATAAATGTTGGATTTAATTACAATCCTAACGGCGGAAATGTATACATTGACCAAAGCTGTCCCAGTGTTTTGGGTTACAATGCTACTGATGGAGGCTATTTTACTTTTGGCTTTAATGTTCCAATTGCGGGGGTAAGAATTAGAGGAATCCGCCAAACATTTAATTCGAATACTAATATCGACATAAAAATAAATGAAGCATCATATACATTAAATTCGTCAAACCTTTCATCTTTTAGTGCCTGCAATTTTAACGCACAAGGTTCTATATCAAACGGAGATTTAGTTGGCGGCAATGGCATGATTACCATTACACAGTCAGGAATTACATCTCTTCAGGTACAAAATAATGGCGGTGATTATTGGATATTTGTTGTCGAAATCCTGCCTCTTGTTACCACAGCCAACACTCCATGTGCTGGCAGTACTCTAAACCTTACCTCTGATTTTTCGGGATTAACCAGCGGGATATCTTACAATTGGACTGGTCCGAATGGTTTTACTTCCAATCAAAAAAATCCCAGCATAGGCAATATTACCGCAGCTAGTGCAGGCATTTATACCGTTACAGCAAGCAATGGAACTGTAACAGCGAAACAAACTCAGAATGCCATTATAAATCCTATACCTGATGTAAACACTGTAAATGACCAGACATTATGCAATGGTTCTTTAACAAATGCAGTAAATTTTAGCAGCAATACAGCTCCGGTTACCTATACCTGGGCCAATAATAATACAACAGTTGGGCTTGCTGCTTCCGGTACAGGGAGCTTACCTGCCTTTACTGCGGTTAATAATTCCAGCCAGCCTGTTACGGCTGTTATTACAGTGACCCCAAAATATACCAGTAATGGCACATCATGTGAAGGCACGCCTAAAAATTTTAAAATTACCGTAAACCCTTCTCCTGCAATCCTCTCTCAGCCTATATCAACAAGAGTATGTGCTAATGGCAATGCTGCTTTCTCTGCAATTGTAAGCAATGTATCTACTTATCACTGGCAGGTCAATACGGGCTCGGGATTTGTCAATGTACAAAATACCGCGCCTTATTCAGGGGCATTCACATCAACTTTAAACATCACCAATGCCTCTGCGGCCGCTAACGGTTACCAATATAGATTAATTGCTGCAGGAACATGTGGTTCTGTCACTTCCGAAGAGGCAGTTTTGAACATCTCTACATTAAGCTCCAATGCAGTCGTGGATAATGTCAGCTGCAATGGAGCGTCTGACGGAAGTATAATTATTAACCCGTCAGGCGGAATCTCCCCTTACACATTCAGTTGGGATGGAGGTTCTACTGCAAAAGAAATAACAGGACTTATTTCCGGAACTTATAAAGTAACAATAACAGATGCTAATTTATGCAGTCTTACAGAGAGCTTTACTATTACCCAGCCAAATGCTTTTACAGCTACTCAAAGTCAGATCGATGCCACTTGTTCAACTGATGGTCAGGCTGCGGTAACTGCTATTGGCGGTACTACTCCTTATACTTATTTATGGTCACCATCTGGTGCAACAACTGCAATAGCAACAGGACTGAAAGCCGGAAATCACAGTGTTTTGATTACAGATGCCAACGGATGTACTATAACAAAAACATATATAATTACGACAACTAACACATTAGTTGCAAACGCTTCAAAAACTGATGTTTTATGTAATGGCACATCAACAGGTTCTGCTACAGTAGTGCCAAGTGGAGCTCCCGGACCTTTTACTTATACATGGTCACCATCTGGCGGAAATGATGCTGTTGCCAATAATCTTGCTGCCGGAAATTATTCTGTGACTATAAAGGCTTCCGGTGGATGCTCAATTGTAAAAAACTTTACAATCGCAGAACCTTCTGCCTTGAAAGTAGAAAAATCCCAAACTAACGTTTCGTGTTATAATGGAAATAATGGTTCTGCTTCGGTAATCGTTACAGGCGGAACAGGCCTTTATAACTATTCCTGGGCGCCATTTGGTGGTAATTCAAATACCACATCGGGACTAACTGCCGGCTCTTATACTGTAACAATTACCGATACAAACAATTGCAGCACAACTGAAACAGTCGTAATATCGCAGCCTGAAAAGCCCGTTAGTCTTAGCACTTTGGCAGCAGCAAACATTACAATTGATAGTGTACTGCTTTCCGGAATTGTTTCTTCTGATGTAAATACTGATAAGGGAGAATGTCTGACAGAAGTCGGTTTTGTATATGCCGCTCATACAAATCCCTCCATAAATGATACAAAAATTAATATCACATCTGCTTTGGGAACATTTACAAGTTCTTTATCAGGACTTAAAGGAAACAAAACGTATTATGTAAAAACTTATGCCATAAACAGCAATGGCTTTATAAATTATGGAAACGAAGTAAGTTTTACAACAGAAAAATATACTCTGACTATAACTGCCGCTTCCGGACATATCAAAGTTTACGGTACTACAGATCCTGTATTTAATTATACAGCTTCCGGATTTGAAAACGGAGACACAAATGCTATAATCACAGGACTACTTTCCAGAGATTCCGGAGAAAATGCAGGAAAGTACAACATCAAATTAGGAACTATAAGTGCTGGTGCAGACTATACAATTGTCTTTACTGGGGCAGAATTTGAAATCACTAAAGCAAATCAAACTATTACCTGGAATCAGACTTTAGAGTTTGGCTGTGAAAACGCTGATAAAGTAACCCTCAGCGCAACATCCAGCAGCGAACTGCCAGTTTCATACCTTATAACAGATCCTGCGATTGGATCAATTTCCGGTACAGATCTTCAGGTTATAAACTCTGGAAGTGCTTCTATTACGGCTTATCAAAACGGGGATCAAAATCATAATCCGGCTCCTGCGGTGATTAAACCTATTGAAGTAAGCCAATCGGGACTAATTACGCAACAATGGGAAGATGTATTATTTTTTAATAATAAAAGTGCCAATTTTATCTCCTGGCAATGGTACAAAAACGAAAATCCAGTCTCTGGGGCAACACGCCAATATTACAGTGAAAGTCAGCCCTTAAATGGATCTTATTATGTGATTTCTACAGATAAAGAAGGGAAATCAATAAAATCATGTCCGATTGAAATAACAGGAACTTCCTTTACTAAAAAACTAAAAATTTATCCTAATCCAGCCAGACCATTAAACCAATTTACTTTAGAATGTGATTTTAGCGAATCTCAACTGAATGGAGCCCAGATTACCATTTTTGACATTACTGGAAAATTAGTTCAGACTATTTCAAATGTAAAAACTCAAAACCAAATTACCGCTCCTGCTCAGTCAGCTATGTATGTTATCGTTCTTTCGCTGAACAACAATCAGAAAAAAACAATCAACTTATTGGTTAAATAA
- a CDS encoding glycoside hydrolase family 53 protein, with protein MKKSLKIGSFLMLMVLAFTSCKPKMISEKNSFSNGADVGWLPQMEATGYKFYDADGSQKDCLQLLKDRGINTIRLRVWVNPNNDKASGHCSPEETVVMAVRAQKMGMRIMIDFHYSDSWADPGKQNKPAAWAKHSFPELLTDVYQHTYDVLKMLKKAGVTPEWVQVGNEIPGGMLWPEGSTDNFSQLAQLLDKGYEATKAIDPKIKVIVHLDEGNKSEKFRWFFDKATENKVKYDVIGLSYYPYWIKTDYQSTILDLENNLKDMASRYNKEVMVVEVGGDFEQVQNTKEMLEATIKAVKSVPDNKGLGVIYWEPQGEKSWSGYQLNAWLSDGKPSPALDAFKE; from the coding sequence ATGAAAAAATCACTTAAAATTGGATCTTTTTTAATGCTAATGGTACTTGCATTTACTTCTTGTAAACCAAAAATGATTAGCGAAAAAAACTCCTTTTCAAATGGAGCAGATGTAGGCTGGCTGCCACAAATGGAAGCAACAGGCTATAAATTTTATGATGCAGACGGTTCTCAAAAAGACTGTCTGCAATTATTAAAAGACCGAGGAATAAACACCATTCGTTTACGTGTTTGGGTAAACCCGAATAATGATAAAGCCAGCGGACATTGCAGTCCGGAAGAAACGGTTGTTATGGCAGTTCGTGCGCAAAAAATGGGAATGCGTATCATGATCGATTTTCATTACAGCGATTCATGGGCAGATCCCGGCAAACAAAATAAACCTGCTGCATGGGCAAAACATTCTTTTCCGGAATTGTTAACCGATGTTTATCAGCATACTTATGACGTTTTGAAAATGCTGAAAAAAGCAGGAGTAACGCCGGAATGGGTTCAGGTTGGAAATGAAATCCCAGGCGGTATGCTTTGGCCGGAAGGCAGTACAGATAATTTCAGTCAGCTGGCGCAATTACTGGATAAAGGATATGAAGCTACGAAAGCGATCGATCCAAAAATTAAAGTAATTGTTCATTTGGATGAAGGAAATAAAAGTGAAAAATTCAGATGGTTTTTTGACAAAGCGACTGAAAATAAGGTAAAATATGATGTAATTGGTTTATCGTATTATCCGTATTGGATCAAAACTGATTATCAAAGTACTATATTAGATTTAGAAAATAATCTAAAAGACATGGCTTCCCGTTACAATAAAGAAGTGATGGTGGTTGAAGTTGGTGGTGATTTCGAACAAGTACAAAACACTAAAGAGATGCTTGAAGCTACTATAAAAGCGGTAAAAAGCGTGCCTGATAATAAAGGATTAGGTGTTATTTATTGGGAACCACAAGGCGAAAAAAGCTGGAGCGGTTATCAATTGAATGCCTGGCTTTCTGACGGGAAACCGTCGCCGGCATTGGATGCTTTTAAAGAATAG
- a CDS encoding DUF4982 domain-containing protein has product MKLIFRSILFVFLLVFSSGKMMSQSTTVILKDNWRFSKEVKEDASSIKFNTSKWEKVSVPHDWAIYGPFDKEWDKQVSAIEQNGEKVPTEKTGRTGALPHIGTGWYRNTFSIPEFKKGKKALLIFEGAMSEPQVYLNGKKVGEWGYGYSYFYIDISKDLIAGSENVLAVKLTNEPFSSRWYPGAGLYRNVSIVVKEQENFVQWGTFITTPDIKENSAVVDLKAEVNGSNLSMVTEIKDAANTTVATQKVTEIKDGKFHQAIDVAKPHLWSPETPYLYTAITKLYAADGTLKDEQNIKFGIRSIKYEANKGFSLNGKVTKFKGVCLHHDLGPLGAAVNKAALRRQLTILKDMGCNAIRSSHNMPSFEQLELADEMGFMFLAESFDEWAKPKVKNGYHRFFEEYAEKDIVNLVRATRNHPCIVMWSSGNEVPDQYGAEGLTRAKFLQDVFHREDPTRPVTVGMDQVKQTMESGFGALLDVPGLNYRVHLYEEAYKSFPQGFILGSETASTVSSRGIYKFPVVQQKEKQYDDLQSSSYDLEACSWSNVPDEDFVLQDDKPWVIGEFVWTGFDYLGEPTPYDEKWPSRSSYFGISDLAGLPKDRFYLYRSRWNKEDKTLHILPHWNWKGREGEITPVFVYTNYDSAELFINGKSMGVQKKNNSTPQNRYRLMWNDVKYEPGTVKVVAFDSNGKIAAESEVKTAGDPYKIILEADRKVIKADGDDISFVTVSVVDKNGIPCPTAVNELNFKVTGAATYRAACNGDATSLEIFHDNKMKLFSGKLVVLVKAIKTAGAIQLEVTGKGLQKGKIDLKSEL; this is encoded by the coding sequence ATGAAATTAATTTTTAGATCAATATTATTCGTATTTCTTCTGGTTTTTTCTTCCGGAAAAATGATGTCACAATCAACGACTGTTATTTTAAAAGACAATTGGCGCTTTTCTAAGGAAGTAAAAGAAGATGCATCTTCGATAAAATTTAATACTTCGAAATGGGAAAAAGTCAGTGTACCGCACGATTGGGCCATTTACGGACCTTTTGATAAAGAATGGGACAAACAAGTTTCGGCAATTGAACAAAACGGAGAAAAAGTGCCTACAGAAAAAACAGGTCGTACCGGTGCGCTTCCGCATATTGGTACAGGCTGGTATCGCAATACGTTTTCTATTCCGGAGTTTAAAAAAGGAAAAAAAGCACTTCTTATTTTTGAAGGCGCCATGAGCGAACCTCAGGTTTATTTAAACGGAAAAAAGGTAGGAGAATGGGGTTACGGATACAGCTATTTTTATATTGATATTTCGAAAGATTTAATAGCCGGATCAGAAAATGTACTGGCTGTAAAATTGACTAATGAACCATTTTCTTCAAGATGGTATCCCGGAGCAGGTTTATACAGAAACGTGAGTATTGTAGTAAAAGAACAGGAAAACTTTGTACAATGGGGAACTTTTATTACCACTCCGGACATCAAAGAAAACAGCGCTGTTGTTGATCTTAAAGCTGAAGTTAATGGCAGTAATTTGTCGATGGTAACGGAAATAAAAGACGCAGCTAATACTACAGTAGCAACACAGAAAGTGACAGAAATAAAAGACGGAAAATTTCATCAAGCTATTGATGTTGCAAAACCTCATTTATGGAGTCCTGAAACACCTTATTTGTATACAGCGATTACTAAATTATACGCTGCCGACGGAACTTTAAAAGACGAACAAAATATAAAATTTGGTATCAGATCAATTAAATACGAAGCCAATAAAGGATTTAGCCTTAACGGAAAAGTAACTAAATTTAAAGGAGTTTGTCTGCATCATGATCTTGGTCCGCTTGGTGCTGCGGTCAATAAAGCGGCGCTTCGAAGACAGCTTACGATTCTGAAAGATATGGGATGTAATGCAATTCGCAGTTCTCATAATATGCCTTCTTTTGAACAGCTTGAGTTGGCTGACGAAATGGGATTTATGTTTCTGGCTGAAAGTTTTGATGAATGGGCAAAGCCAAAAGTGAAAAACGGATATCATCGCTTTTTTGAAGAATATGCAGAAAAAGACATTGTAAATTTAGTGAGAGCTACGAGAAATCATCCTTGTATTGTAATGTGGAGTTCAGGAAATGAAGTTCCGGATCAATATGGTGCAGAGGGTTTAACAAGAGCTAAATTTTTACAAGATGTCTTTCATAGAGAAGATCCTACGCGTCCGGTAACAGTTGGAATGGATCAGGTAAAACAAACTATGGAATCCGGTTTTGGGGCTTTATTGGATGTACCGGGTTTGAATTACAGAGTGCATCTTTATGAAGAAGCTTATAAATCATTTCCACAAGGATTTATTTTAGGTTCAGAAACTGCTTCTACAGTGAGTTCAAGAGGAATTTATAAATTTCCTGTTGTACAGCAAAAAGAGAAACAATACGATGATCTACAATCTTCGTCTTATGATCTTGAAGCTTGCAGTTGGTCGAATGTTCCTGATGAAGATTTTGTGCTTCAGGATGATAAACCGTGGGTTATTGGCGAATTTGTCTGGACTGGTTTTGATTATTTAGGAGAACCAACGCCTTATGATGAAAAATGGCCATCAAGAAGTTCTTATTTTGGAATTTCTGATTTAGCAGGACTTCCTAAAGACCGTTTTTATTTGTACAGAAGCAGATGGAATAAGGAAGATAAAACGCTTCACATCTTGCCGCATTGGAACTGGAAAGGAAGAGAAGGAGAAATTACTCCGGTTTTTGTTTATACCAATTATGACAGTGCAGAACTTTTCATAAACGGAAAAAGTATGGGTGTTCAGAAAAAAAACAATTCAACTCCGCAAAACCGTTATCGTTTAATGTGGAATGATGTCAAATACGAACCCGGAACTGTAAAAGTGGTGGCATTTGATTCGAATGGAAAAATAGCTGCTGAAAGCGAGGTTAAAACCGCCGGAGATCCTTATAAAATTATTCTGGAAGCAGATCGAAAAGTGATCAAAGCCGATGGTGATGATATCTCTTTTGTAACTGTTTCGGTGGTAGATAAAAACGGAATTCCTTGTCCTACAGCAGTTAATGAACTAAATTTTAAAGTAACGGGCGCTGCAACGTACAGAGCTGCTTGTAATGGCGATGCTACTTCATTAGAAATATTTCATGACAATAAAATGAAGCTTTTCAGCGGTAAATTGGTAGTCTTGGTTAAAGCAATTAAAACTGCAGGAGCAATACAATTGGAAGTAACAGGTAAAGGACTTCAGAAAGGTAAAATCGATTTAAAGTCAGAATTGTAA